The Carassius carassius chromosome 28, fCarCar2.1, whole genome shotgun sequence region ttattatattattcttctgttaaaaatgtgtgtgttattTGAGCTGTAATGGTTTTATCATAACTTGTACAATTATTTTAGGGTTCATGGTGTGTTGTCCAGTTTTACTACTTCATTGTGATGACATAATTTTATACAGAAAGGTtagtaagtgattttttttttcatcagaaaaATCATGTTAACATCCATATTGTTTACGTCATGTGGCTATACATTTGAAACTGAGTATTTTAACATTAACAGCTTGGCTTTATTCACTTCTACTGTAAGTGTCTCACTGTAGCccagataaatttttttttttttttaacatatttatgttttttttttaattaatttattttttaaataacggacaagttgaaataatttttttttaaatcctcctTATGGAAAAAGTAATTTCaaaatttgagaaatgcacaatcaaatatccTACTAGACCATGTACCATTTAGTGACCAATGCATATAActtaactaaaaaaactaaaataactaaaaaaaaaatttagtattttaattatttataaaaacctGTCAACAGTTTgggttcagatttttttttttaaggaaaatattttaatttaatctaaatttaactcttatctaataaaatattatataaaatattttgaatcttctataactgatttcaacattaataatagtaagaaatgtttcttgagaagcaaatcagccttgaaatcaaatgatttctgaaggatcatgtgactgaagtctAGAGGCTAAAAATTCatctgtcatcacaggaataaattgcattttaaaaatatattaaaataaaaacagttattttaaatggtagtcATAATTACCAATACTactattactgtattttgattaaataaatgtagctttgatGAGCATACAAGACTTATTGACAAACTTTGTATTTGTTTACATAAGTTCAGCTATAAAAATTTTTACTTACCATCCGCTGACTCCTTACTCTTGCGGCTTCCAGAACCTTTCTTCAACATGTTACGTCCGGAAGAGAACAAGTTGCTGAGCTCATCCAAAGGACTGGTTGGCGTACGACTGCCTCGACCTCCCGACCCTGAGCTTGAGCCTGACGCAGTGGAGACGTTTTGCATGGACCCTCCGTGCACACTGGAGGAATTCGAGAGCCGCCCGCTCTCACGTGATCCATGCTGAAATCCAGATGCACTGCGAGGAATCGTCCCGGTCATGAGAGCGTCATACGGCGGGGGGCGCTTCAGGGTGAGTGGCGTTAATGCACGACCCATACTGACAGGGGACGGGCAGGCGGAGTGGCTCCTTGGGTAGCCATGCGCGGCAGATGACCCACCGCTTTTATACAGCGCAGATGGCaggggtggagcagaggaccgtCCTGATGCTGTGATTGTTTGTTGCTCCTTAGTCTCTGCTGATTTCTtcttatgatgatgatgatgatgatgatggtggtggtgtttACCAGACACCTGCTGTGGCTCCAGTTGTGGTCCAGGGTCGGCGCTAGTTGGGGATGCACCAGGTTTCCCATACCCGACCTTCTCCAACATGGGCAGTTTGGTGACATCCAATGGAGTAAGAGGGGATTCGTCAGAGTTGGGGGAACATTGGGCTGGTGCAGGTGGGAATACTAGTAGAGGAGGCCGATGGGAAAGCAGATTCGGGAATGGGGAGGGAATGTCACACAGCGAACCACGTGGAGTGGTGGGTCGTGTAAGTTCGACTTCTGGCACCATAGTAGTGGGACACTGCTCCCATCGCGACTGAGCATGGTCTAAAGATGAAGGTAAATCATCGAAGGCAGGATATTTCATCTCCTCGTACACACTTTCACCTTGGTCATCCTCTTCATCACCATTAGCGCCGGCAATTCGACTGAAGTCTCGTAAGATGTTCCCCACCATCTCTATATAAACAGGCTCCGTCTCATCGTCGGTGTCAGGGGCGGGGCTTTGATTTTGTGATGCAGACTTCTTTTTGTGTTGCCGCGGCAGAGAGGCGGACTTAGTCTTGCTGCCATGGTTTTGGATGTAAGACTCGTCAAAGGATGTGCTGAGTTGGGTGTTGGGGTTACGTTTGGGTTTGGGTGGAGGCATGCGGCGGTACTCCTCACTGCAGGGGCGGGATTTAGATGCTGTGGGCAAGAGAATAGAAATGTTTAGGATTTCTTTTAGCACTGTATGGAATTCAACAGTacatctaatttagattaaatagTAGGGGTGgacgatatgaccaaaatcttatattaCGATatgagtacttttttttttttttttttgctttaaataaggcctttatgacatcaacatttttgaTTCCATAGAAATGTGATAATTCTTGTCACCAGTGTCAATATCTAAAAACTAATACtagcctaaatgaaaaaaaagctcactgaagacaagtaaacagCCAGCGATTCAATAAGAATAAAAAGCTAATTAACTAAGCAATAGGACAGAACatacagtagaacaaataaataagaaattatacATAGCTTgtttaaataatcaaatgtataaatacaCTGCATAGTCTTGACCTAAATTGCTGTGATTATGAGGATATTTTCAAATACAcgcattttgacacatacaagtGTGGTTTAAACCGTTCAAGGcctataaagcgttaaaatttttTAGTTCAATACACCCATAGTCTATAAGCACCATCTTCATACGTCTCTCTGACAGCATGCACATATAGCAGAATTAGTTCTCTTTCACTGCtgatcatttgtttttgtttataaaacCGCAATGCTTAAAAACGTGTGCAAATGATACAATTTAGTGACCATGTAGCACATCAACTTCACGTGACCTTGTTACTGCGATAGAGACGATAGTTGAATATCTCAACTGGTTAACAAATTTCATCCGGTTAATTGTGCCTACCGTTATATTGCCCACCACAAGTTGTACAGCATAGCAGTAAAGTATTACAGTATTGCAAGGTGTTATCAGAGTGTCATGACATATGTTAGCAGGAAATATTAGCAGTGCTAAGCCTTGGCAGAAGGGTAGCCCAGTCAGCTTctattatttttaatgtcattGCTAACCCACAAAAA contains the following coding sequences:
- the nyap2a gene encoding neuronal tyrosine-phosphorylated phosphoinositide-3-kinase adapter 2 isoform X1, with protein sequence MDSGEDECTHFLQYVEDSGLRAYDELVIQNASDIARESDRVRNQAQWTYLQEKNQKKRRQEEAIKRIGEDVARVTEGGGYAGKHFRMGFMTMPAPQDRGPPPCGPGFTVRSQSLHSVGGGEEEGSPTSRKQPPPKPRRDPNTKLSTSSETVNTGLSTGKSGKETDKCDASKSRPCSEEYRRMPPPKPKRNPNTQLSTSFDESYIQNHGSKTKSASLPRQHKKKSASQNQSPAPDTDDETEPVYIEMVGNILRDFSRIAGANGDEEDDQGESVYEEMKYPAFDDLPSSLDHAQSRWEQCPTTMVPEVELTRPTTPRGSLCDIPSPFPNLLSHRPPLLVFPPAPAQCSPNSDESPLTPLDVTKLPMLEKVGYGKPGASPTSADPGPQLEPQQVSGKHHHHHHHHHHHKKKSAETKEQQTITASGRSSAPPLPSALYKSGGSSAAHGYPRSHSACPSPVSMGRALTPLTLKRPPPYDALMTGTIPRSASGFQHGSRESGRLSNSSSVHGGSMQNVSTASGSSSGSGGRGSRTPTSPLDELSNLFSSGRNMLKKGSGSRKSKESADGESKGRSDSRDRALRSSSPKSQDWETPTGQSATPTATPSRLGRSSISPTTMLGETKAGCKLGRSASTSGVPSPVGTPQRHASDTSAHPCGTPFQMPPMPWACGDSTMMEMIEKKRHLCKEIKARQRPSDKALCKQDSMPILPSWKKTNGGKKYGPPPYSTQTTVFWDTAI
- the nyap2a gene encoding neuronal tyrosine-phosphorylated phosphoinositide-3-kinase adapter 2 isoform X2, with translation MDSGEDECTHFLQYVEDSGLRAYDELVIQNASDIARESDRVRNQAQWTYLQEKNQKKRRQEEAIKRIGEDVARVTEGGGYAGKHFRMGFMTMPAPQDRGPPPCGPGFTVRSQSLHSVGGGEEEGSPTSRKQPPPKPRRDPNTKLSTSSETVNTGLSTGKSGKETDKSSKSRPCSEEYRRMPPPKPKRNPNTQLSTSFDESYIQNHGSKTKSASLPRQHKKKSASQNQSPAPDTDDETEPVYIEMVGNILRDFSRIAGANGDEEDDQGESVYEEMKYPAFDDLPSSLDHAQSRWEQCPTTMVPEVELTRPTTPRGSLCDIPSPFPNLLSHRPPLLVFPPAPAQCSPNSDESPLTPLDVTKLPMLEKVGYGKPGASPTSADPGPQLEPQQVSGKHHHHHHHHHHHKKKSAETKEQQTITASGRSSAPPLPSALYKSGGSSAAHGYPRSHSACPSPVSMGRALTPLTLKRPPPYDALMTGTIPRSASGFQHGSRESGRLSNSSSVHGGSMQNVSTASGSSSGSGGRGSRTPTSPLDELSNLFSSGRNMLKKGSGSRKSKESADGESKGRSDSRDRALRSSSPKSQDWETPTGQSATPTATPSRLGRSSISPTTMLGETKAGCKLGRSASTSGVPSPVGTPQRHASDTSAHPCGTPFQMPPMPWACGDSTMMEMIEKKRHLCKEIKARQRPSDKALCKQDSMPILPSWKKTNGGKKYGPPPYSTQTTVFWDTAI